In Pseudobythopirellula maris, a single window of DNA contains:
- the scpB gene encoding SMC-Scp complex subunit ScpB → MLRSVSEQAEQDPKSAAAPLSIGRLTAAFAHMLGAPSASAPDPSSGASPGSPAGADESFDGVSPRSIVEGLLFVGRDDGEPLSGARLASTMRDVSPDEVSQAVDELNARYERDGSPLTIEQTGAGYRLGLRAEHARLESRFQNRVKSARLSPESLEVLALVAYRQPITTAQIEAARGAPSASLLGRLVRRELVVGRRAEGAPAAETEYSTTDRFLRVFRMQGLGDLPRIAELSD, encoded by the coding sequence ATGCTCCGCTCCGTGAGCGAGCAAGCCGAACAAGACCCGAAGAGCGCCGCCGCCCCGTTGTCGATCGGGCGGCTGACCGCGGCGTTTGCGCACATGCTCGGCGCGCCGTCGGCCTCCGCTCCCGATCCGTCGTCGGGGGCGTCGCCCGGCTCGCCTGCCGGCGCCGACGAGTCGTTCGACGGCGTGAGCCCGCGGAGCATCGTCGAGGGGTTGCTGTTCGTCGGCCGCGACGACGGCGAGCCGCTCAGCGGCGCCCGGCTCGCCTCGACCATGCGTGACGTCTCGCCGGACGAGGTGAGCCAGGCGGTCGACGAGCTCAACGCACGCTACGAGCGCGACGGCTCGCCGCTCACGATCGAGCAGACCGGCGCGGGCTACCGGCTCGGCCTGCGGGCGGAGCACGCCCGCCTGGAGAGCCGCTTCCAAAACCGCGTGAAGTCGGCGCGGCTCTCGCCCGAGAGCCTCGAGGTGCTGGCGCTCGTGGCCTACCGGCAACCGATCACCACGGCCCAGATCGAAGCCGCCCGTGGCGCGCCGAGCGCGTCGCTGCTGGGACGCTTGGTGCGACGCGAACTGGTCGTCGGCCGCCGCGCCGAAGGGGCCCCGGCGGCCGAAACCGAGTATTCGACCACCGACCGATTCTTGCGAGTCTTCCGGATGCAGGGGCTAGGCGATCTGCCGAGAATCGCTGAATTGTCGGACTGA
- a CDS encoding DUF1559 family PulG-like putative transporter — MRTAQNTRDARGRRVAGFTLVELLVVIAIIGMLVALLLPAVQAARASAQLTQCTNNVRQIGQALLNYEGAKDQLPGYVQPLKRSNGDYLQVDTTGGMSAVALQNYPGDGSTPDDNDKLASRVSWLAMIMPQLERQDLYDNLVDADTLGTGWIRPVEVLMCPADTELTSNPELAGSTYSANTGGWDWYTSSGGYSDVFGRLNYMALNNNGGGDVKDNGLFFDKSFGDIKSRLNPRDGASTTIMLSENNHKELESPQSGFYSWAGVFGDPTDNNASQGGEQQLGIVWVANPTPYTSDPNADYDTPDVQVAFSNDAGGGVFYDNRPLFARPASNHSAGVFNVVFADTHVKVLTPDMDYDVYQRLMTPNGRKCLYPADHTALLSPGEPIHVFRNLPPISESDL, encoded by the coding sequence ATGCGCACCGCTCAAAACACACGCGACGCCCGCGGCCGCCGCGTGGCCGGCTTCACCCTGGTCGAGCTGCTGGTCGTGATCGCGATCATCGGCATGCTGGTCGCCCTGCTGCTGCCCGCCGTGCAGGCCGCCCGCGCCAGTGCGCAGCTGACCCAGTGCACGAACAATGTGCGACAGATCGGTCAGGCGTTGCTCAACTACGAGGGCGCCAAGGATCAGCTGCCCGGGTACGTCCAGCCGCTCAAACGCAGCAACGGCGACTACTTGCAGGTCGACACGACCGGCGGCATGTCCGCCGTGGCGTTGCAGAACTACCCCGGCGATGGCAGCACACCCGATGACAACGACAAGCTCGCCTCACGCGTCAGCTGGCTCGCGATGATCATGCCCCAGCTCGAGCGGCAAGACCTGTACGACAACTTGGTCGACGCCGATACCCTGGGCACGGGCTGGATCCGGCCCGTCGAGGTGCTGATGTGCCCGGCGGACACGGAGCTCACCTCGAACCCCGAACTGGCCGGCTCGACTTACTCGGCCAACACCGGCGGCTGGGACTGGTACACGTCTTCGGGAGGTTACTCCGACGTTTTCGGCCGGCTCAATTACATGGCCTTGAACAACAACGGCGGCGGCGACGTCAAAGATAACGGGTTATTCTTCGACAAGTCGTTTGGCGACATCAAGTCGCGTCTGAACCCGCGCGACGGCGCGTCCACGACCATCATGCTCTCAGAGAACAACCACAAAGAGCTCGAGTCGCCGCAGTCGGGGTTCTATTCGTGGGCGGGCGTCTTCGGCGACCCGACCGACAACAACGCCTCGCAGGGCGGTGAGCAGCAGCTCGGCATCGTGTGGGTGGCCAATCCCACGCCGTACACCAGCGATCCCAACGCCGATTACGACACGCCCGATGTCCAGGTCGCCTTTAGCAACGACGCGGGGGGCGGCGTGTTTTACGACAACCGCCCGCTGTTCGCCCGCCCGGCGAGTAATCACTCGGCCGGCGTGTTCAACGTCGTGTTCGCCGACACCCACGTCAAAGTGCTGACCCCCGACATGGACTACGACGTTTACCAGCGCTTGATGACCCCCAACGGCCGCAAGTGTCTCTACCCCGCCGACCACACCGCGCTGCTGAGCCCTGGCGAGCCGATCCATGTCTTCCGGAACTTGCCGCCGATCAGCGAGAGCGACCTGTAA